The following proteins are encoded in a genomic region of Arachis ipaensis cultivar K30076 chromosome B02, Araip1.1, whole genome shotgun sequence:
- the LOC110269250 gene encoding GTP cyclohydrolase 1-like: MTEQIFLAFLGLETPRRFVEWIRNFQSKPDLKVNSFLCGRRDPLSTNGEVDLNSKKVYAEPNIPFWAQCEYHLLPFHGVVHIGYFISDGFNPIGRSHLQSIIHFYGFKLQVQERLTRQVAEAISPLLGGDVIVVAEASHMCMISRGIEKFGSYTSTIAVLGRFATDVTVRASFLKTIPSHASCRAIILA, encoded by the exons ATGACTGAGCAGATTTTCTTGGCCTTCTTAGGCTTAGAG ACCCCCAGACGGTTTGTGGAGTGGATTCGGAACTTCCAAAGTAAACCGGATTTGAAGGTGAATAGTTTTCTTTGTGGTAGGAGAGATCCTTTGAGCACCAACGGGGAAGTTGACTTAAATAGCAAGAAGGTTTACGCCGAACCCAACATACCCTTCTGGGCACAATGTGAGTATCATTTGCTTCCATTTCATGGTGTTGTTCACATTGGTTACTTCATCTCCGATGGATTTAATCCTATTGGAAGATCTCATTTGCAATCAATAATACATTTTTATGGTTTTAAACTTCAAGTTCAAGAAAGGCTTACAAGGCAGGTAGCAGAAGCAATTTCTCCACTGCTAGGTGGAGATGTGATAGTAGTTGCAGAGGCAAGTCACATGTGTATGATTTCCCGAGGAATTGAAAAGTTTGGAAGTTACACGTCTACCATTGCAGTCTTAGGGCGTTTTGCAACCGATGTAACTGTAAGGGCTTCATTCTTGAAGACTATTCCGAGCCATGCATCCTGCAGGGCAATAATACTTGCTTGA
- the LOC107627376 gene encoding uncharacterized protein LOC107627376: MEKFLCTHHLWPKPCPPRKESPCPKPNSVKLQQEESTKVVITAPVHLLDYLRKTIVEDDGCQEKKSKSDASSVDHGIITHRNIQELTATGIHLKKLDSRNPKYIKFSSGGIFSVGGILELPEITVDDTTAPTFLNLVAYEMCPDFQNDYGISSFVAFLDSLIDQPEDVKKLRSAGIMRNALGSDEEVXXXXKT, from the exons ATGGAAAAGTTTCTTTGCACTCATCATTTATGGCCAAAGCCATGTCCTCCAAG GAAAGAAAGTCCTTGTCCAAAACCAAACAGCGTCAAATTGCAACAAGAAGAGAGCACCAAAGTGGTAATAACAGCACCTGTGCATCTGCTTGATTATCTTCGCAAAACCATCGTGGAGGATGATGGTTGCcaggaaaaaaaatccaaatccgATGCTAGTAGTGTTGATCACGGCATCATCACACACAGAAACATCCAGGAGCTAACAGCAACAGGGATTCATTTGAAGAAACTCGATTCTCGAAATCCGAAATATATCAAATTCTCTTCTGGAGGAATATTTTCTGTTGGTGGCATCCTAGAGCTTCCTGAGATCACCGTAGATGACACAACAGCGCCTACTTTCCTTAACTTGGTAGCTTATGAGATGTGTCCTGATTTTCAAAATGATTATGGGATTAGTTCCTTTGTGGCCTTCCTTGACTCACTTATCGATCAACCTGAGGATGTCAAGAAACTGAGATCTGCTGGGATTATGCGTAACGCACTTGGTAGCGATGAGGAAGTNNNNNNNNNNNNNAAGACTTGA
- the LOC110269248 gene encoding uncharacterized protein LOC110269248, which yields MMEQKFKQFEEENQRLLLLQESSERSTQTRCEEIHELQAPLPKIRKVPHYLRNRVDFAKHYSPKLVSFGPIHHGDQNLKLGEEYKLMWSVMYVRTRGQTARDLHKRVLSNIKELQDLFDKDLFAKQEFTNCEVEGFKDLDQKLSWMLFVDGCALLQVLENGNLGDDFN from the coding sequence ATGATGGAACAAAAGTTTAAGCAATTTGAAGAAGAAAACCAAAGATTACTTCTTCTACAAGAATCATCAGAAAGATCTACCCAAACAAGATGTGAAGAAATTCATGagttgcaagctccactccccaAGATTCGTAAGGTACCACATTATCTCCGAAACCGAGTAGATTTCGCCAAGCATTACTCGCCCAAATTGGTTTCATTTGGTCCCATCCATCATGGAGACCAAAATCTGAAGCTAGGAGAAGAGTACAAGCTTATGTGGTCAGTGATGTATGTTAGAACCAGAGGCCAAACCGCAAGGGACCTGCACAAAAGAGTTCTTAGCAATATCAAGGAACTACAGGACCTATTCGACAAGGACTTGTTTGCAAAACAAGAATTCACAAATTGTGAGGTTGAAGGCTTCAAAGACCTTGACCAGAAACTTTCTTGGATGCTGTTTGTGGACGGATGTGCTCTGCTTCAAGTCCTGGAAAATGGAAACTTAGGTGATGATTTTAAT